A window of Gossypium hirsutum isolate 1008001.06 chromosome D13, Gossypium_hirsutum_v2.1, whole genome shotgun sequence genomic DNA:
ATCTTTGTAAAAGTAAAGACAATGAATAAGAATGTTGTTTATTCTTCTGTTTATATGCTTGAGTCATTTAATTTATGGCATGGTAGGCTCAGACATGTTAATTATGATACTTTACGTCGATTAATTAATTTAGAGCAcattcctttatttcacattaattataattgcAAATGTGAAACTTGTGTTAAGGAAAAATTAAGAAGGTATTCATTTCAAATTGTTGAAAAAAGTATAAAACCACTTGATCTAATACATAGCGATGTTTGTGACTTAAAAGTTTTTTCAAACTAGAGGAgggaatgaatattttattaccttcattGATGATAGCACAAAATATTGCTTCGTATATTTTCTTAATAGTAAAAACAAACCTATAGAGTAATTTATTCTCTATAAACAGGAAGTTGAAACccaacttaataaaaaataaagatggtGAGAAGTGATCGTGGTGgtgaatatgttgaaccatttggtGAATACTGTGTACAACATGATATTATTCATATAGTGTTTCCATCATACTCTCTTCAATCAATGGAGTAGCCAAGTGAAAAAATCAGGCTCTAAAGGAAATGATGAACGAATCGCTAGAAAGCTCTAGGTTATCACAAAACATGTGGGGGGAGCTATTCTATCagctaattaccttttaaataatGTTCCCCGCAAGAATAAGGACAAGACGCCATATGAATTATGGAAAGGTAGAAAACCTTCCTACAACTATTTGAAAGTGTGGGGGTGTTTTGCGAAGGTAATGGCTCCGTTACTAAAGCAAATGAAAATAGGTCTTAAAATGGTGGATTGTATTTTCATTAGCTATGTAAATCATAACAATGCATATCGGTTTCTTGTGTATGAATCAAAGAATCTTGACATTCACAAGAATACTATATTGGAATCAAAGAATGTCTTATTCTTTGAAAATATCTTCCCTTGTAAAACTAGGGAAGTTGACTCAAGTTCAACGAAACAAACTTTAAAGATTGTAGATGAAAATAGTCAAGACGTTCAACAAGAGGTTGAAACTGAGATAGAGCAAAGAAGGAGTAAACGAGCAAGGGTGGAAAAATATTTTGGACCAGATTTTCTAACCTTTATACTAGAGGCTGAACCTCAAACGTATAATGATGTTATACGGTCATCTGAAAGCACTTTATGGAAAGATgctattaaaatgaaattaactcCATTTTGTAAAATCATATGTGGGAATTAGTGGATCTTCCTCTGGGAATTAAACTATTAAATTCTAAGTGGATTTTCAAGTGGAAAATGAAAACAGATGGAAAAATTGATAAGTACAAAGCCAGATTGATTATAAAAGGTTATGGACAAAATAAGGGCCTTGAATACTTTGATACTTTTTCTCTAGTATCCAGGATAACTTTTATAAGGATGATACTTGCAATTTCTGCCTTGCGAAATCAAGAAGTACATCAAATAGATGTTAAAGCAGCTTTCCTAAATGGAGATCTTGATGAAGAGATTTACATGGAATAACCTGAGGGTCATGTAGTTCCAAGATAATGAAGGAAATTAGTGAAGTCTTTGCATGGACTTAAGCAAACACCAAAGTAATGGCATGAAAAGTTTGATAATGTCATGATGACAAATGGCTTTAAGATTAATGAGTGTGAAAAATGTGTGTATGTCAAAACTACTGACATTGGATATATAATCCTAtgcttatatgttgatgacatactcATTGTTGGAAGTAACAATGAAATGGTAAAATATATCaaagacatgttaaattcaagatttgatttgaaagATATGAGACTAGCTAATGTGATTTTAGGCATCCAAATCAAGAGGTCATCTGAAGATCTCATATTGACTTAGTCTCACTATGTGGACAAGATTCTTGGGAAATTTACCAAGGATGATTCTGGTATAGTTAGAACTCCAATAGATACAAGCCAACATCTGTCCAAAAACAAATGCGAAAGTGTTAACCAAGTGGAATATGTAAAGATCATAGGCAGTCTAATGTACCTTATGAGCTATACTAAACCAGATATTGCTTTCACTATGAGCAGTTTAAGCAGATCCACAAGCAGTCAAGGGGAAAACTACTGGAAAGTAATTGTGAAAGAATTAAGATATCTTAGATATACTCAGGACTACGGACTGCATTATTCCAGAGATCTTATTGTTTTAGAAAGATTCTATGATGCTAGTTATATATCTAATATTTAATATACCAAAGACACAAGTGAATATATTTTTACATTGGGAGTAGGAGCTGTGTCATAGAAATCCTCAAGACAAACGATTATAACTAGATCCACAATGGAATATGAGTTTGTAGCTTTAGACAAATCTGAAGAAGAGGCTGAATGGATTCGAAACTTCTTGGAGAATAATCCTGATTGGCCGAAGCCTGTGCCCATAATATGCATATATTGTGATAACCAAGCAACAATTAGTAGAGCACAAAATGTAATGTATAATGGTAAGTCGAGACATATGCATCGTCGACACAATACCGTTAGACAACTGATCTCAAATGTAGTTATCTCTAGTGATTTTGTAAAATCTAAAGATAATATTACAGATCTGCTAACTAAAGGCTTAAATCGAGATCAAGTTGATAAAACATCAAAAGGAATGTGACTAAAGCCCATGAAAAATTAAAGGCACTATGTGAAGGAAAACCCAACCTAGTTGACTGGAGATCCTAAGATCTAGGTTCAAATGAACAACCTACTTGCATAGACCTTGTGAGGTCACTGTGAGGTTCTTATCCCAAGTATGTTCCTATGATATAAATAGTGATTAAAAGTGGGATAGattaaataattcttttaataaccGTTGTGTGTTTCGGTGAGCTGAGCAACATAAGTCACTGATAAgtcataaaagtaacatgttttaaatcccattcttgatgcatttttggatgatttatcatgtaaattagtgaatttgatgctcctaatcctttaaatccatgtttctatacttaggtgagcatagggaagtgaaaggagcgaaaaacgagccaaaatcagacaaaaagagttgttttcaggatccacatggcctgggcatttccacatgggctaggcacacacccatgtgccagcccgtgtcgatttCGCACCCTCCTTCTCTTTTACACAAAACagtcaatttttagggtttctgagtattctaaagtttataaatacatattagaagaGGACCTAAGGGAGCATGCAgagaagaacaaagaaaatactCGAAGAACGCCACCGAATTCAACTCAGaagcggatctccttcaagataaaaaatctccattcaatttccttagaagttttattgggtttctttatgtcttgttgttatcctaactttgagatgcTGATTTCATtccagattatgaactaaattccctagatacctagggaagatgaaacctatgatgaatgttattatttgatttctaagtTACATGATAagtacttgattcttgttctcaatcatgtatgcttatttcatgttttagtattttcaggatattaattaatatttaatgcgCTTAATTAGTGGAGCAAAACtttctgtttaagagtagatctatcATAATTCAGTggagttgtatgcaatcctagaaataggacgacataaatctaccggattagagttaaatctaataggggaatccatagatcgagttaatgcgacaataagggttttaattagaaagagatttcaattaatcaacctagacttagttgttcttactctcgaaagggatattaacataatttagggatttctacggatcaaggcgcaagtgaataaatcgtttgattcagattcataataataagtagagtctaggtggattctttcctaggtattgtctctctcattggtaccttcgattattttcctattttattatctGTTGCgttcttaattaaattagtttagtaattttagaataaaaacaatcacttcaatttataggctaaataatagaaaaacggtaattactagtacttttagtcctcgtggatacgatattccctactcaccataactatactattgttcgtatttatagttagtttagtgaccatcaaatttttaatatccccacacttaagtgtttgcttgtcctcaagcaaaatccttaactcataattaaaaattaatttttcttaacttataattctcatcaataatgttttgtcataattcacaaataatcacacattgataattcaactaaaagagcactaaaggttcaaacaatccaagtcgaacatttttaaagcatgaCAACATAGGTATTTCCCCCTTATccaagtaattacctttaattcaaaatcgacaagaatcgacatcctcactaaagattcactcaaatcactcaaagtgtttaaggttcaaaaataaGCACTTAATAGTCAaatatgaaaagtcattaccataggcttgcatgaaaatcaaatctccaccactataaaatgagatgatacacaatcAAAAGGTCTGTAAGCagttgtaatggggtttaggttaaAAGTGTGGAGAAAGACTGAAAAAAGATGGttaaaatcgagattgaatttataaattaccaaactagaaaaataaacaaatgctgaattaaaaacaattacatcaatagaaaactattcaagaataacatgagcttcttctcaaaatataaatttaactgttcaagctcaattaacaaagaattaaataataatcaataattatgtatatctatattttatttttttattaaaataataagaaataattcagcaacttAAACAAAAGGCTTAATCaggcaattaaccaaatcaaatcttgataaaaatagagtcaatgaaatgagaaaaattatctatgaacaaaaaatgagttatgggttaacattaatgaGTAAATCAAGAAACGGTGTGTTAGGCTCAAAAATGGTTCactaaaggttaattatgtaggtaggctttttatgaggtaagtgggttaaaacctaagagcctttatcatctcagtatatcaaatcaaaggtgcggtctcgacatgtataatcaaagcaagttctagaataataaatcaataataacacacacataaccaaaaattaaaatgatcAAGAAAattgtatgctctaaaggctcaaaatctcatacaaaaattatggtttttgatgtcaatcttgcaaatttgaaacttcaaggtaatacctcaaATCAGGGAAAcaatctaaaaaattttaattctgaaaatagacttatcatgcttgattctctcatatcttaaagtttaaaacaaccaatgcacaaatatctatgaatttaatctaaaacatatcaataaaaatcacaaatcgataaaaattcattctaatagtagtatgagaaaattacttaaacacaagacataattcaggaattttctaataattatataaataacctccccacatttaagatgtacattttcctcaatgtacaaacatagataatcacagtataaacaaaatattataagagagggagaaaactgaaactacCTTTAATATTGGATGAAATCCCCAGAAGAGTGAAAAGCGGAATTGTAGGCAAATCTAAATGTAGAGCATGATTCCGAGCAAACTAatgagaaaataaacacaaatagtgaagaagattaagggattaaaactcgattagaaacaaccataaaaataaaaaaatatagttcaaaatataaaaacaaaataagtttaagaaaataaaaaaaaataaaaataaaaataaaaataaaaataaaaacaaaatagacTCAATACGACGGCGGTTAAGGTTGAGGGGGTTAAAGAAGaagacaaaaaaatgaaaagggatTTAAGGATTTAAAGGGGGCACGATCGTGTAaggcccgtgttgggccacacgcccgtgtgggtccATTTTAGCCCGTGTGCGCTTTAAAAACTGATACCGAGTGTTCACACGGCCTtgaacatgcccgtgtgtccaggtcgtgtCTCCCATACGGCCGTGTCGTACAGTCGTGTGCTAGctccttcgcttctcccacgcccgtgcgacctcccacatgcccatgtggttcGGTCGTGTCTCACACACGGTTGTGTGCCTCACCCGTGTAGCTCTCTAACttgattttaaattgaaaaattagctCCAGCTTTCACACAGCCTTGGACATGCTcttatggccaggccgtgtgttccacacaattgtgtcacatggttgtgtggacTATCGTAGACCGTGTCTTTGtcgagttttggaaaacttaGGTCCCAGGATCCATACGACCAAggatacgcccgtgtgtccaggctgtgtgggttacacggccatgtcgccAGGACGTGTAACTCACAgttgattttcttaaaattttaaaactaagtcTTAGGATCCACATGGCCAAAGACGCGTCCGTgtgggttacacggccatgtcgctaggccgtgtaacttactgtCGACCTCCTTTTAGTGTACACGGtctgggacacacccatgtgtctaggccgtgtggaaaaaaatccttatttaacataaaataaaaacaaaataattagcAGTGTTAGCACTCAGGTTGCCTCTTgggaagcgcttatttaaagtctaagctcgacttacctcgtattcgcaCGGTTGGGGTGCATCGAagagtcgaaactcctctttccTACTATCAATTCTATCATCGAAATAAGTATGTGAGAGTGAAGTGGGTCGCTTCGAGGAGACTACTGGGCACAGTTCTCTCAAACTCTTGTAGAACCAAGAGATGTTCACGGCCATATGAACATACCCATGAGAACTAAAACCTAGCCAGAGAGGTAGTTGTGTGAGGTATATCATCGTTTACACAAACGGTAGAATAGTTCAAGGACATCGTGTCTACTGgtcagctagtaaagtaaatatacttttAGAAGGGAAGGTTCAAGGGTTGATACTTACCTATCCTATGCAACCATCGATCGTAGATTCTATCACCACATCAAGTCAATATTTTTCGttaaaattatcaatttcattcatgtgggggattgttgaaaaaaatagatttttggaAGCTTTGAGGTATATTCTCGATTAGTAAAGGTAgagatttgaatcataaaattatagttttatattctaccccatgagacctttacaactatatatcatatgctcaaaatggttgagtgatgaatgagaattGATGTTCAAAGTAAGCCACTTGTAAATTATATTGAGGAAAATGGAAAGTTTAGTTCCATATTGGTTAAATATAAAGTgtggaatatgtttatatatatgaacaAACTTGGTGGTTATTGAATGAATAAGCTAATGCTCTCCCTCGCGTAGGGGGTGCAAATCCAAACCCGCCGGGTTTGGGGGCACACCTGCACGACATGGGCGACGCGAAATGTTCGGACCGGTTGGGCCTTTCTAGGCTTGTGAATATTTTAGCCCAATacgtaattttatttttcctcaacAGAGCTTATTTCTTCTAATTCTGTTTGGAATTGAAAGGACAAATGTTAAATTGAGTTTAATGACTCATTTAATTCAGACGTTAATTTGAGTTTTTAATGGCTCTTTAATTCACGGACGTTAATGGCTCCAGTAGTCAAAATTCCCAAAAGTTctttcattttgaatattttatttaaaccgAAATAATTTGCAGGAGAAAATACACACTAAATTTTTCTCCGGCAAAAAATTTGAGATCTTTTCCTTGCATATTTCGAACCTATTTTCGGTGATAGAAAAAAAGCTAGGCTACAGTTCGTTGATCATTACAGCCGTGCTACTGCAGTGCTCATCTCGTTGTTGTATTTTGGGAGACAGTTGACCAATATTTCTCCAGCACCAAAGGAGACCGAATCTGTCTTAAGAAAACTGTGAAAACAGGCCTCAACTACCAGTCGGATTTTTGTTTACCTATGAGTACAAAATTTCGATctaattttatttccaatttatatTTTTTCAGATTATATATATTGTTCTGGTTTGATCTTGTgatttaaatcaatattttacatTTGTTTATTTCACTAATGTATTTACAACCAGATTTACTTTAATATGAATAAAGAATATATAATTGTTTGATAACTATCATGCTAATGGTCTAAATTTAATTGTGAATTGATTATAGTTACCTTGATACTAAATGTGACACTGTAAGTCGGACTGACGATAGGGTAGGATGTTACATTGAACGTGGCATCGTAAATATCAAGTTATGCTCTGTCCGACTTTAAGAGGATAGCTTTTTAAAATGGAGTATAGATAGGACCATAAGTTCTTCTGGTAGTGTTTGTCGCCATTTGTGGTTTCATTTGGAGTTCAGCTTttgtcttttcattttatttactcAAAAGCTAGACAGATGTCATTTGCACAACCTTCCGAGGACTTTcttaataatacaaaaaaatggttgaaaaaaaaaattacgaTTGCTTTATtcatctcaaaattatatataaattttgatttaatatgtaattatgtacatgaattttattaaattgatataattatacacttgaaattttaattgtggtttaaatatatacttaaaactttaattttgatttaatcatatatatttacaaaaataaatatattaatttatttttatattggataaatataaatatttatatatgcaatatataaacataaaataatgttatatcaataactgtgtaaataatttataagaattaaatcaaatcaaaatttcatgtataaaattacacaaaatcaaagtttatgtatacaCTTGCACATTAAACCATAATTCATGTGTATGGTTTTGGgatttatccttattttaaaattttagatataatttgttttaatatgattatgagtgttaatttttttaataacactataaaataaaaatatattaaatcattataTATTAAGAAAATCAGTTGTAATATATAAATGAAGTGCTAATCTTTTGTCGATTTTATAACTAGAGCTTTGCTCTGCCTGCAAGAATAAGTTTTGGGCCGAAGCGCTGAACATGGTGAACTCAGTTTGAATTCGTCAGCCCAACTCAGAGGAAACTAACATTTTCTCATATTAAGAGAACCTTTCTTATAGCTTCTCATTTCAAAAGCTACATCACTTCTCCAACACTGAGGACATAAGCTTGCCATTTGTGGTTTCGTCTGAAGCTCACAGCACTCTCTTTCCCATTTTGCTTCGATTCAAGATATGGGTAAgctttattcttttttaattttccgTTCAATTTTTAATGGTGGAAGGAATCCTTCAAACTTCCACTCTTCTTGTTCTTTTAACACTGTTGCTACCCATATCAATGCTTTAAGTAAGAATTCCGTGCCTGCAAGGGGACAGCCAAAAAAGTATGATAGTTTGGATAATGTTGATGATGCTTTGTTTTTGTTTAATAAGATGATTCACAAGTACCCAATGCCTTCTGTTGTGGAATTCAACCAATTATTAGGAGCCATTGTTCGAATGAAACGATATGCCATTGCTGTTTCTATGTGTAAGCAGATGGAATTCTTCCGAGTTTCCCCTGATGTTTGTACTTTGAACATCTTAACTAATTGCTTTTGTCACTTAGGTCAAATTGATTGTGGGTTTTCTGTTTTGGGGAAAATGCTCAAGTTAGGTGTTGAACCTACTGTTGTAACTTTTTCCACTTTGATTAATGGACTTTGTAATCAAAGTCAGATTTCTCACGCTGTGAGTTTCTTTGATGAAATGATTGGACAGGGGTATCGACCTAATTTAATTGTTTACAGCACCATACTTAATGGTTTGTGTAAGACTGGGAATACCTATCGAGCTGTTAGGTTTCTAAGGATGATGGAAGAAAGAGGCTTTGAACCCAATATTGTAGCATATAGCACAGTCATTGACTGTCTTTGTAAAAACGGGTTACTAAATGAGGCTCTCGATCTCTTCTCCGAAGTGAAGGTTAAGGGCATTAGACCAAATACCGTTAGTTATAATTGCTTAATTCATGCTATGTGTAATTTGGGCCAACAAAAGGAGACAACGTGGCTTTTGAATGAAATGGTGGATAACaatatttcatgtgatattgtcACGTATAACGTATTGATCGATGCACATTGCAAGGAGGGGATGATTTCGGAAGCGATAGAAATCCTTGACACAATGAGAAAGCATGGCATTGAGCCTAATGTTATCACGTACAATATATGTATTGATGCATGTTGCAAGGAAGGGATGCTTGCTGAAGCTAAAGATATTGTTGACACAATGATAAAGCAAGGCATTGAGCCTGATGTTGTTACCTATAGTGTGTTAGTAGACGGTCATTGCTTGCAAAACCAAATGGATAAAGCTAAAAGTGTATTTCAGCTGATGATTGAGAAGGGTTGTGCACCTGATATACATAGTTGCAACATTATGATCAACGGATATTGCAAAGCTAAGAGGTTGGACGAAGCAATGGAACTCTTTGATGAACTAGCTCAAAACGGACAAATCCCTGATACAGTGACATACAACACTCTTATGCAAGGTATGTGTCGGTTAGGGAGAGTTTCTACTGCATGTAAACTTTTGAGGACGATGCTTGCTTCTGGGCCAGTTCCAAATCTAGTGACATGTTCGATTTTGTTGGATGGTTTATGCAAAAGTGGTAAACTTGAAGAGGCATTGAAACTTTTTCAAGCAATACAGAAGAGTAGATTGGAGGTTGATATCGTCTTTTACAATATCTTAATTGATGGCTTGTGCAAAGCTGGGAATATTGAAACTGGAAAGGAATTATTTCATGAGCTCTTTGTCAATGGTTTAAAACCCGATGTTTACACATATTCTATAATGATTAACCGGTTCTGTACAGAGGGATTGCCAGATGAAGCATGCCAGTTGTTTAGGAGCATGGAAGAGAATGATTGTTTGCCTGATAGCTTCTGTTATAATATAATGATCCGGGGATTTCTTCGAAACAGCTATACCTCGAAGGCAACACAACTTCTTAAAGAAATGGTGAGTAAGGGCTTTTCTGCAGATATATCAACTGCAACCTTATTTCTGGATCTTATCTTACGATCTAATAATCTAATAATAAATCAATCTTGATCTGAAATGTTTCACAGATAGTGTAAAGATTGACACTTGTAAATGTGAATCAATTTGTTCATATTGTACTGCCGTGATAAGTTAAAAGTTTTCATTCTTCCCTTTTGTGCTTGACTTTTATGGCTGATGGGCTTTAGATATTAGAAGTTGAACCATTTGTGAGTTCATTGCACCTGGTTTATATGTCTAGAATCATAACCTCAAAGGATGCCTTTTAAACTGCTTTATGAGCATAATGTCTAAATGTAAATGCTCTGGATTTTCAGGTTATATCGATCTGTGTCTGCTTATATGTTGATTTGTTGCTCTTACTGTTTGGTTTTGGaatattaaagaaagaaaaatgcagGGTAGGAAAGGAGAACTAAATTAATTGTATATGCCATGAAACCACTAAATATGAAGCAAAAGTTTTAGTTGTATTGAACCAGAGCTTTCCTATGACTGTTGTTATTGCTTGATTTCACTATGGAAGCTGCTTGAAGACGAAGTTCTATGCATCTGTATATATCAGTGAAACCTTTATAAGCAAAGTGCTCATACAAGTACAATTTTCATGCTTTATTTTTTAAGGTAGTTGGACTTAGATTTTAGGACTTGAACATTTATGAGTTGATTGAATGGTTCATCACATCCAATCCATTAGGTgtatgtaatattattattgttttggaCAAATCATACTGTAAACAGATGAAGTGTGTCTTctgattaaatttgtttttagtGAGCTCCCATAATGGTTATCAGTTATGTTAGTCCTCAACAACAATATAAATGCTAACCGAGTTAATACTCAATCGGcaaatataattgtattttaaaaaataatttaatcaaaaatttaattgaatacacACCTAGATATAGTGTGAAATTTGCAATCAAAttacataatattaataaaattaatttttgtcaGGAAAATGGTTaatattaatcatatttataatctATATGACCtactaattaaagaaaatatttcaAATCTTTGAAATTTATAATAATGCATATTTATCACAAAGTACAAACATGAAGTTATTAGTATGCATTAgaaaattaaatctaataaattaCAGTATTAATTATCTGGAGAACAATAAAGCATGTGATGCAAAAAATGTATCAAGTAAAAATGCACcattgtaaaatataaaaaaataaaataaaagaagctaatttaaaaattaaaattgaacatACCTGAAGATTTAAATGAGGATAATGATTATAAATATGGGTGTGACTCCACTGCTTCATTTAAGATTACCGTTAACCCTTTAAAAATCATCCCTTCCTCTACtttttattcccttaccttcctatcttatttaaaatagattttttgaGCTGTCCCTGTGATAATTCTGTTTGATTATTTACTttggttttttcttctttttttttttgatttttttatgacatttgaatattatttgttaaaattttaaagtatttttattaaatatttttaaaaaacaaattttttttaaataaataaaaaaaatcaacaacttTTATATGTATTCTTTTTGaaagaaaacatttttttataatttttttaaagttattttcactattttaaatataaaatatttatatttttattataaaaaatgtttccaataacatttttttaacttgaattttatAAACCATCTAAATACCTCGATTTGGGtcgattt
This region includes:
- the LOC107918366 gene encoding pentatricopeptide repeat-containing protein At1g12300, mitochondrial — encoded protein: MIHKYPMPSVVEFNQLLGAIVRMKRYAIAVSMCKQMEFFRVSPDVCTLNILTNCFCHLGQIDCGFSVLGKMLKLGVEPTVVTFSTLINGLCNQSQISHAVSFFDEMIGQGYRPNLIVYSTILNGLCKTGNTYRAVRFLRMMEERGFEPNIVAYSTVIDCLCKNGLLNEALDLFSEVKVKGIRPNTVSYNCLIHAMCNLGQQKETTWLLNEMVDNNISCDIVTYNVLIDAHCKEGMISEAIEILDTMRKHGIEPNVITYNICIDACCKEGMLAEAKDIVDTMIKQGIEPDVVTYSVLVDGHCLQNQMDKAKSVFQLMIEKGCAPDIHSCNIMINGYCKAKRLDEAMELFDELAQNGQIPDTVTYNTLMQGMCRLGRVSTACKLLRTMLASGPVPNLVTCSILLDGLCKSGKLEEALKLFQAIQKSRLEVDIVFYNILIDGLCKAGNIETGKELFHELFVNGLKPDVYTYSIMINRFCTEGLPDEACQLFRSMEENDCLPDSFCYNIMIRGFLRNSYTSKATQLLKEMVSKGFSADISTATLFLDLILRSNNLIINQS